The Amycolatopsis mongoliensis genome includes a window with the following:
- a CDS encoding TetR/AcrR family transcriptional regulator → MTVEQRPLRADARRNREALVAAAREVFRAKGVDAPLDEVARRAEVAIGTLYNRFPTRADLVEAAFLPTLEEAKAVTEEALACDDPWDGFVLFLERSVLMQVGDRGFTEVCSRAFDPSSGLEKAKQANASRMNRIITRAQEAGALRPDFRGEDLAIVFAAATATPGWRRALGMVLDGLRAR, encoded by the coding sequence GTGACGGTCGAGCAACGCCCCCTGCGCGCGGACGCCCGGCGCAACCGGGAGGCACTGGTCGCGGCCGCGCGCGAGGTGTTCCGCGCCAAGGGTGTCGACGCCCCGCTCGACGAGGTCGCGCGCCGCGCCGAGGTCGCGATCGGCACGCTCTACAACCGGTTCCCGACGCGGGCCGACCTCGTGGAGGCCGCGTTCCTGCCGACGCTCGAAGAAGCGAAGGCGGTCACCGAGGAAGCCCTCGCGTGCGACGACCCCTGGGACGGTTTCGTGCTCTTCCTCGAGCGGTCGGTCCTGATGCAGGTCGGCGACCGCGGCTTCACCGAAGTCTGCTCGCGAGCGTTCGACCCGTCGTCCGGTCTGGAGAAAGCCAAGCAGGCCAACGCTTCCCGGATGAACCGGATCATCACCCGGGCGCAGGAGGCCGGGGCGTTGCGGCCGGACTTCCGCGGCGAAGACCTGGCGATCGTGTTCGCCGCGGCGACGGCGACGCCCGGCTGGCGGCGCGCGCTCGGCATGGTCCTCGACGGGCTCCGCGCGCGATGA
- a CDS encoding SPFH domain-containing protein has translation MFGYRVPAPNEAMLISGGKNSKGTSPFRVVTGHGAFVMPVFRKVRFLTLSMCEAEVTEVCVTKQAIALTVRAVIAFKVGNDTESIVNAGQRFLSDQDQMSVLTGRIFSGHLRSIIGSMTVEEIITERQKLATEVLDGSAVEMAKIGLSVDALQIQSIDDMKLGYIAAMAAPHNAAIQRDAQIAQAVANQAAAEAEQKSQRTQAEYARQTSIVQAQYRAEVDKAQAEAAQAGPLAQAKAQQEVIDARTELAQREAELRQQQLVAEVIKPADAEAERIRILALADAEKMRVQAEAAASNNRVALDRMLIDQLPQIVKEAGRGLAGANVNILNGADGLGEMAAGLVGQGLSILDSVKRGLTTPPPAPTGAPEENGQAPVQGELTQ, from the coding sequence ATGTTCGGTTATCGCGTGCCGGCCCCCAATGAGGCGATGCTGATTTCGGGCGGCAAGAACAGCAAGGGCACGTCACCGTTCCGGGTCGTCACCGGCCACGGCGCGTTCGTCATGCCGGTCTTCCGGAAAGTCCGGTTCCTCACGCTTTCCATGTGTGAGGCCGAAGTGACCGAAGTGTGCGTCACGAAACAGGCCATCGCCCTGACCGTGCGGGCGGTGATCGCGTTCAAGGTCGGCAACGACACCGAGAGCATCGTCAACGCCGGCCAGCGGTTCCTCTCCGACCAGGACCAGATGTCCGTGCTGACCGGCCGCATCTTCTCCGGTCACCTGCGCTCGATCATCGGGTCGATGACCGTCGAGGAGATCATCACCGAGCGGCAGAAGCTCGCGACCGAGGTGCTGGACGGCTCGGCGGTGGAGATGGCGAAGATCGGCCTGTCCGTCGACGCCCTGCAGATCCAGTCGATCGACGACATGAAGCTCGGCTACATCGCCGCGATGGCCGCGCCGCACAACGCCGCCATCCAGCGGGACGCCCAGATCGCCCAGGCCGTGGCGAACCAGGCCGCGGCGGAGGCCGAGCAGAAGTCGCAGCGGACGCAGGCGGAGTACGCCCGGCAGACGTCGATCGTGCAGGCGCAGTACCGCGCCGAGGTCGACAAGGCCCAGGCGGAGGCGGCCCAGGCCGGACCGCTCGCGCAGGCGAAGGCTCAGCAGGAGGTCATCGACGCGCGGACCGAGCTGGCCCAGCGCGAGGCCGAGCTGCGCCAGCAGCAGCTGGTGGCCGAGGTGATCAAGCCGGCCGACGCGGAGGCCGAGCGGATCCGCATCCTGGCGCTGGCCGACGCGGAGAAGATGCGCGTTCAGGCGGAGGCGGCCGCGTCGAACAACCGGGTCGCGCTCGACCGGATGCTCATCGACCAGCTGCCGCAGATCGTCAAGGAGGCCGGGCGCGGCCTGGCCGGCGCCAACGTCAACATCCTCAACGGCGCCGACGGCCTGGGCGAGATGGCCGCGGGGCTCGTCGGGCAGGGACTGTCCATTCTGGACTCGGTGAAGCGCGGCCTGACCACGCCGCCGCCGGCGCCCACCGGGGCACCGGAAGAGAACGGGCAGGCGCCCGTGCAGGGGGAGCTCACCCAGTAG